The sequence CCGGAACAGCTTGTAAAAGAGGTGGAGCATTACGCCGGCGCCGGTACGCCGCGTTACGGTTCGGTAGACCTCCCGATGAGCCCGCGCGCAAAATGCGTCATGGACCTTGCGATGCGCGAGGCAAGGCGCATGTCCGTCAATTACATCGGGACGGAGCACATCTTTCTTGCGCTGCTTGCAGAGGGCGAGGGAATGGCGGCGCGGCTGCTCATCTCGCACGGCATCGACCTTTCGGAATGCCGCGCGGCGGTCGTTGAGATGCTAGGCGGACTTTCTCCAGAACGCTCCCAGCAGGAGCGCAGGCAGCCTCAGGAGCCGCGCCGTTCCCGCCCCGCCGCTCAGTCAAAGACTCCTACGGTGGACCAGCTTGCGATAGATCTCACGGCGATGGCAAAAAACGGAGAGCTCGACCCGGTGATAGGCCGTTCCAAAGAGATACAGCGCGTCGTGCAGATATTGTCGAGGCGCACAAAAAACAATCCCGTCCTCATAGGAGAGCCGGGCGTCGGAAAGACGGCCGTGGCGGAGGGGCTTGCACAGAGGATATTCTCGGGCGACATCCCGGAGATACTGAAGGATAAGCGCGTCATGCAGCTCAATGTGGCAAACCTCGTGGCTGGCACAAAATACCGCGGCGAATTTGAAGAGCGTATGAGAAGGCTGGTACTTGAGATACGCGAGTCCAAAAATATAATCCTGTTCATCGACGAGATACATACTATAGTCGGCGCGGGCGGGGCAGAAGGCGCGGTAGACGCCGCGAACATCTTAAAGCCGAGCCTTTCACGCGGAGAGTTTCAGGTAATAGGCGCCACCACAATAACGGAATACAGAAAATATATAGAAAAAGACGCGGCGCTTGAACGCCGTTTCCAGCCAGTTTCAGTCTGCGAGCCGACGGAAGAGGAGACGGTCCTCATCCTCAAAGGTCTCCGCGACCGTTATGAGAGCCATCACAAGGTCGTCATAACTGACGCCGCCATCGAAAGCGCGGCGTCCCTTTCAAAACGATACGTCACGGAGCGTTTCCTCCCAGACAAGGCAATAGATCTCATTGACGAGGCCTCGGCGCGCGCGCGGATAAATACGCTTGAGACGCCGGAGGAACTAAAAGCGCTTGAACGCAGCATAGACGACATCCGCATGGAAAAAGAGGCGGCCGCCGCCGCTCAGGAATTTGAAAAAGCGGCTATGCTGCGCGACGAAGAGCACAAGGCAAAAGAACAGAGCGAAGAATGGCGCGCACAGTGGACCGATTCGCGCAATAAAATAACGCCGGAGATAACGGCGGAGGACATAGCCGTCGTCGTAGGCGAAATGACGGGCATCCCCGTGACGCAGCTGACGGAAGAAGAAAGCCGCAGGCTGCTTTCAATGGAGGATGCGCTGCGCCGCCGCATGGTCGGACAGGAAGAGGCGCTTCATTCCGTAGCGCGCGCGGTGCGCCGCGCAAGAAGCGGCATGAAAGACCCAAAACGTCCGGTAGGCAGTTTCCTGTTCCTGGGGCCAACGGGAGTCGGCAAAACGGAGCTTGCGCGGTCGCTTGCAGAATTTCTCTTTGGCAGCGAAGAGGCGATGATCCGCATGGACATGAGCGAATATATGGAACGCCACGAGGCGGCGAAGCTGATAGGCGCACCCCCAGGCTATGTGGGCTACGAAGAGGGTGGCAAGCTGACAGAGGCCGTCCGCAGAAGGCCATATTCCGTCATACTCTTCGACGAGGTAGAAAAGGCGCACCCGGACGTCTTCAACATCATGCTCCAGCTGCTTGAGGACGGGCGTCTCACCGACGGACACGGCCACGTAAGCGACTTCCGCAACTGCGTCGTCATAATGACGAGCAACGTAGGCGCCGTGGAGAACGCGGGCGCCCGCGCCTTAGGCTTCGGCGGCGCGGAGAGCCATGAGAAGGCTGAGGCCAAAAGGCTGCGGGAAAACGCGCTAGAAGCCGCGAAAAAGGCATTCAGGCCCGAGTTCCTGAACAGAATAGACGAAATACTTGTCTTTGAGCCGCTGGGACGCGAAGAGCTGCTCCAAATAGTGGACATCATGCTTGCCGACGTAAAAAAACGCGCGCTGGAAAATAAGATAACGCTTGATGTCGACGAGAGCGCAAAACGCCTCATCCTTGACAAAGGCTACGACGAAAAATATGGCGCGCGCCCACTGCGGAGGACGATACAAAAAATGATAGAGGACGAATTGTCAAACCGTCTTCTTGACGGAACTGTCGTAAGCGGAGAGACAATAAGCGTAACAGCCTGCGATAATTGCTTAAATTTCGAGGTTATCCATAAAAAATAGGCAAAAATAAGCGAGAGCAGTAAATTAACCGCTCTCCTTTTTTATTTTTTATGGTAGCATATTCCAAGTTAAAAAACGGTTATTAATACTCGAGGAGGACTTTAGATGTCAATCAGAAAAAAACTTGTAGTAAGCATCGCAGTTGTGGTTTCGGTCTCAGCGTTCGCTGCGGCCTCGTTTGCCGCGGCTCCCGCCGCAACAACGGCCCCCAAAGAAGCGCCTGTGGTAATAGTCGGAGAGGCGACGCTCGCCCCTAACGAAGTTATCGCCGTGCTTCAGAACACCGCGGGCGGCAACCCGATGCTCGTCGGGATGATGCTCCAGCAGTCTACGCTCAAAGAACGCGCTGAAATGGCGGCCCAGATGGCTGACGCAATGCTCTTTGCAGAGGGCGCGAAATTAAGCGGACTTGCCGAAAGAGAAGATCTCAAATTCAAACTCAAATGGCAGCACACACAGTCGCTCGTCGAAGCATATCTTCAGGAGATCAGCAAAAAATGGGATATGGGCGAGAAAGCTATGAAAAAATATTACGAGACGCACAAAACTGAATTTGTGCAGGCGGCGGGGACGCACGTGCGTCATATCCTGACAAGCACTGAAAAAGACGCGAAAGATGTCCTCCTTGATATTGCGAAGAACAACGATTTTGAAAAGACGGCGGAGAAATACAGCCGCGACACCAACACAGCGGCGCGCGGCGGAGACCTTGGATGGGTCGAGAAGGGCGTACTGCCAGCGCCTCTTGACAAAGAGATCGACGCAGCCAAGAAAAACGAGATCGTAGGACCCGTCAAGACCGAACTCGGCTGGCACGTGCTCCAGGTGCTCGACCGCCGGCCCTCAAAACAGCTCACCTTCGAAGAGGCAAAGGATGAAATAGTACAGCGCCTTCAGATGAGCTATGTAGCCAAAGAACTTGAAGCCCTCAAAAAGAAAATAAAGGTCGAAATCAAAGAAGAAGGCCTCAGCAACCTCGGCGGCATTCCCGCGGCCACGCCCGAAGCCGACAAGAAATTTGAAAAAGGAACAATAAACTAACGGTCACTCAAAGCACCGACAGAACCGCGAATATAGACCACACAAGCCGGCTTTGCATATAAAAGCCGGCTTGGTTTATGAATATATACCGATTACAGAGAGGCACGCGGTGTTAGTATATACTCAAATCTAAATTTCATAAGAGGTATCAGCCGGATGATAATGTCAGAATATCAAAGACAGTTTTTAGAATACAAAGGAGAGATGCTGCTTGAGCTTATTATACGCAACATGGCCACCATACTGCTCATCGCCTTCATACTCTTTATTTGGTATCTGATAGATAAAACCGTCCCGCACATCATCGGTCATATCTTCAAAGTCGCCTCCGAGCGCGCCAAACAGACCATGCACAAAGAAAACGCGATAAAACGAGAATGGTTCATGTATCGCATCTCCACACTGCGTCAGCTCACCATCCAGCTTTTGCGCGTCATATTGGCCACCATCATGTGTTTTGTGATACTGGACGCCGTTGGAATAAACGTGAAGCCCATACTGGCCGGCATCGGGATAGCAGGCCTGGGCATCTCGCTTGCCGCGCAGAACTTGATACGCGACTTCATCAACGGGATCCTAATAATCGCCGAAGACCAGTACAACGTCAACGACTGGGTGCAGATAGGGAACTACCAGGGAACCGTCGACCACTTTACGCTGCGCCTGACGCGTCTGCGCAGCATCGACGGAAACTTGATAATAATTCCCAACAGCAGCATCCAGGAGGTCATAAACTACACAAAGGACTGGTCCTACGCCCTCATAAACGTCACCATTCCTTACGAAAGCGATTACCTTGAGGCCAAACGCATCATGATGGAACTTGCCGCCGAGACGACGACGAGCGGCGACCCGCAGATATTTCCCAATCCTGTATTCAACGGAATAATTGACTACACGCAAAACGGAATAAAATTCAGGAGCCTCATAAAGACCGCCCCCGGCTATCAATGGACCGTGGGTTACAAATTTCGCGAAGAGCTGCGCAAGCGCTACGACGCAGCTGGCATTCCTTTTGCCTATCCCGCCGTCAACAACCACCTGGGGCCGCCTGAAGACCCTGAATTCATAAAACACATGGCGGAAAAATGGAAGGCCGAGGCACAGAAAATGCCGCCGTCAAAAACCGCGGAGAGACAAACCGGCGAGGAGCACGTTTAACGATAAAAAATCATAAAATGGGCCGATTTTCCTAAAAAGGCGTGAATTTGCAAATGTCCTATTGTCAACGCGCGAAAAATCCTTTATAATCCTTACTCGTTGAGACGGGCGATTAACTCAGCGGTAGAGTGTCACCTTCACACGGTGGAAGTCGTTGGTTCGAACCCAATATCGCCCACCATTGCAAACACAAGACTTTCGGAATTTTCCGAAGGTCTTTTTTCTTTTGTGTGGCTACCGATTGGCTACCAAAAATTAAATTGAAGGGCGGAATCGATGCCCCGCCCTTTGCTCAACTCTTATTTGCTACGCTTACATTTTTATGCAGGCTGCTTTTGCCAGTGCTTTGGTTCGGTTGCACCAGCCGGATAGGAATACTTTCTGCCCTGGGTTTGCCTCAACGATGCGGTCGTAGTAATTGAGGCGCTTTATGAGCAGCATCTTTGCAAGGTAGAGCCCGTTGCGCCATGCGAGCCTGTAGAGTGCATCTCGTGTCTTTGGCCCCCATTTACCGTCTATTGTTACCGATGAGCCGCAGGATACGCAGGCTCGCTGTGCTATTTTCGCCGTTCCGCCGAGTCCATGGTTGACCGTGAGGTCACAAAGTATCATATCTACAGGCTCACCGTAGCGGCCCCAATCGTATGGCAGCCAGTAGTTGGCTTTATATATAGCACAAGCTTCGTCGCGGGTGAGCGCTTTTACGTTGTTATGGCGTACGATTCCGCATTTATGAGCGTGGTTGAGTGTTGCCTGTGTTATTCCTCTGTTGGTTGGGCCGCCCTTGTCGGCGGGATGATTTGTGTAGCCGCCTTCCCATTTCAGCGTGAAGGCTATCGCTTTTTCCCAGCTCATTTTATGCCGTATTTTTTATACAGGGCTTCAATGCGGTCGTCGATGCTTGCGCTCTCATTTATGGCTGTTGCCGCTGCTACTGTCTGTTCTGCGTCTGTTTTTGGCGCGTCTACAACGGCGGCGACTTTTGTGATTTGTTCAGGCGTAAGGGTTACGCTTGCCCAGTCATGCCCGCAGAGCAGATTGAGTTTGTCGCAGGCGAGGTCAACTAGGACGCCGAAGGCCGGCCCGTCGAATGGCTCGATGTACCACGGCAGTTTTACCATGTCATCAAGGCGCTGTACGACGTAGGCTCTTTTGTCTGTGCCGGTTGCGCCGGGGATTGTCTGCTCTGCCTCTAATATCTGCTGGACTACCCAGACTTTTAGCGATGATACCATTCCTGTTGCGAGGCTTGCCAGCCAGTTTTTAATGTCAAACATGTTCATTTCCTCCTATAGTTTGTTTTCCAGTCCGTCGATGCGTTTATGGGCTGATTTCGCAGATTCTTCAACGCGCGCGATGCGCTCCGTCTGTCCGTCTATTTTTTCGTCCATTTTTGAGATTGTGTTTTCAAGGCGGTCGATGCTCCGCTGTAGCGGCGCTATTACGATAAGCCTCATGCCGGAGCAGGCGAGACAGATGATGGTGCACGCCAGTCCCAACATGCTTACGGCGGTAGATATGTCCATGTGCGGTTACCTCGCCTCCTGTGTTATCTATGAGGGTATTTCCAGCCATAGCCCCAGCGCCATGTAAACGGCAGATAGGGGCTGCCTCCTATGCGTACGGCAAGGTACATGAGCCATGCCCATATAGGGTATCCTGTAGCGGCAACCTCGGCACGAAGTCGCCTGTCTGCTTTTTTGCGCTGGAGTCTTGTCCCGCCACGCCAATAAGCGTGGTCGTGTTCGATGCAGGCCTGTAATCGTCTGCCAGACGATAGACATGCCGCCGCTTCACCCGTCGCTTTTAAATGGTTTTATCAAAATTACAGCCTCCTTACAACAAAATACGTTCTGGGCTACATAGCCAGACCGTATCAGAGTTGGATTGAGAAAGTTATGTTGCCGCCAGATGCGAGCAGTAACGGCAAGTATATACGCTTTTATTCGTACACGATACAGAACATCGCCGCGACGTTTCGGGGGCGGGTCTCCGCTCCTCCGGCATTCGATGTTCTATAACTCGACACACCGCCGTTTCTCCAATAATATTCGCTCCCTACTGTAGCCGGTAAGCCTTGAGGGGAGAAGTTTGCTATAACATGGCTGTGTGTCATAATCTCATCGCTCTGTATGCTACACAGTGTACGTCCAATATCAACTCCGCGCCCGTGGTCCCACCCGCGTATAAACTCGCCCCGCAAATCCGGCAACGCGAAGGTTGTGCTGCCATCGCCGGCGCCGTGTCTTATACCGATGGCCGCGAAGAGCTTGGAATAGGTACTGCGGCTGATGATGGCGCCGTTGAGTTCGAGCGTGTGCGGGGGCGGCGTATCCGTAATGCGGATTATGATATCGCCTACTCTGCCGCTCATGATTATGGGCTCCGTCGTGCCCGGGAGCCTGAGTGTCGGGGCCGCCATCTAGGCCACTTCCGACGAGTTGTAGGGCTTACGGTCTGTAGGTGTGTTACTTACAGCCCCCTCTCCCCCCGATTACGCTTACTGATATTTAACATTATCATTTCACACATTTTATTCTGCCTCCCATGTAATAACGATAGTATCAAGCGTCGCTTTGTCCGCCGCCGCCTCGACCTGCGCGCGCAGCTGCTGCTTTCTGGCGTGGGCCGCTCCGTATGCTGCAAGCATTTCCAGCTGCACCGCCTTGATTGTGGCAAGGGGTATGTCGTAATGGGTATCGTCGCCCGCATCTGTGAGATAGGCAACCGCGATGCCCTGCGCCTCCATGAGTTTGATACTGCCCTCCAGCTTCAGGCTGTCGGACTCTCCGAACTGCATCTTGTAGCCCTGCGTTGTTGTAATACTGCCGGCCACATAAGCGTTGAAAGCTGTCTTCACCTCGTTAAGCTTGCGTTTGCGGCACACGGCAAGCGGGATTTCCCACGTTGTGCCGTTCCACTCGGCTTCGTGGTCGGTCGGCTCAATGTCTGTGAGTTCCGGCGCTGGAGTGATGCCAAGTTCCTTTATCTCTACTTTTTCCCGCGTTGATTTATTCCAGTAGATTTCGCCGCGGTAATCTGGTACAAGCTCCCATGCTCCGGTTATGGTGTTCCACCGGGCGGCCTCGTGCTCTCCATGTGCGGGCGGCGTGGTGTAGGTGGCGCCTGCGGGCAAATGATACACTCCGGGCTCAAGCGGGCTCTCCCATGCTTTGGCTTCGCCGAGGTATTCGCCGTTTTCCGCGTTGTAGCTGTAGGCTGTTTTGTAGTTGCTCATGTGTGATCTCTCCTTTTGTTTTTAGGTTAATAGTTAGTATTTTATGCAGGCTAGGAAAGCTATGGCTTTGGGGCGATTTTCGGCGGCGGTGGGGACTACACGATTGGCACTAAATCCGACGCCTTGAATTTTGTGTGCGCCACTCATTTGTCCCGTAGTGGCAACTGCCGGATCTTCGTAATCATAAAATGCACCACTTTTACCATATACAACAACACTATCGCCCAGAGTGCGAAAACTGAGATCACCATATATATTCCTTATCGCATCCTCCTGTATTTGTCCAACTATCAATCCGTTGCCTGCGAACCGCGGGAATCTATCCTCGGTGTTTGGCAGTCCGAACGACGTGCTGCCATCGCCCGCACCGTATTTCGTACCGATGGCCGCGAAGAGCTTGGAATAGGTACTGCGTGATATCACAGCCCCGTTCATGGGAAGCCAGCCCTCCGGTGCAGTGTCTGCCGCAAACAGTCCTATAAAGCCTGGGCCGATAGTTATTATTTCCCCCCCGTCGGGGGTCCTCAGTTTTGGCATTTTGTCACTCTCCTTATCAATTAGTCCAGTACCCGCCGCAGCAGTAGGAGGCGAGCAGAGTGCTTATCGTCTCCTCGCTGTCCGTGCCGCTCATGTGCGCGCCGTTGGCTGTATCCTGTGGGGTAAGTCTTGATCTCTCGAACTTCGTCACCGTGGCCGGTATTATCTTTGTGCGGTCATCAAACCAGACAGTGACAGACGTTACGCTATTTGCATATGTTGGGTCACCAAATATTCGACAGAGGTACTGATCATCTCCGTTGAAGCGTAGGCGCTTGCCGATGGGGTATGTCGCGGTCTGGTCACCCGCAAGGGTAATAGTATAGTCGCCTGTGCGGGTAGGGGCGAGGTTCTCTTTCTGCCACGGGGTATTCAATACCTGTGTAAGCTGCGTCAGGTCATCCTCAGAAGGAATAAGCCCTGCTGCTTTAATGGCGTTCTCAATCTCCTTTTGTGGATGTTCAATTGCCTTGCCTGGCACGGTGCTCCCTGGTACTCCAGTTGACGGGTTCGCGTCAACATAGCTTCCGTTGCGTCCTGCATAGCTCGAATCATTCAACGGCACGACATATTTCATGCTCTTGCCTCCTCATAAAAGAAAAAGACCTTCGTGTGTGAAGGCCTTAATTTATTTACCCTACATATAAACTCTGCGGCATCTCGCCAACTTCCCAGCGGATCTCCACAGGCGCTGGTGCCAGTCACGAAGTATTCTTGATTCGTACCGAAGATTCTGAAGCTCCAAACATAACGAACGTTTTCATTGCCTGTCATATCAGTGCTGCCGCATTGAGATGCAGCGCAGACAAAAGGACGCCATTCTTCGAGGTCCACATCATATCCAAGATCCTGTGCCAGTCTTAGATACCATTCAGGAGTCATTTCGCCTCGCGCGCGTATCTTTGCAAGCAGCGCGCCGCGCCTACCTTCTAGAGTTGCCGCAAGCGGAGTACATTCATCAGGCAGTCCGTAGTCTATTTCCCAGTCAGAAATGAGCTCTTCCGTTTTGCGCGGGTCCGCTTCACGCAGCAGGGCTTCCTTTCTTGCATCCACATTTACAAGCTCATAAGCGCAGGAATTATTAAATGTGTTCAGTACGCCGCTTTCTCTGTTCCAAGCAAGCCCCTGCGGATAAAGCCCCCATATCATTTCTAGAAACGCTTTAATATCCACTAAAAGTCACCGTTCCAAGAGTTGCTATTTCGTTTGCGGTACATGCCACATCGGCAGATGGCGCTGTAATGGTATGATGCACTTCATTGAGCGCGGAGGATATCGCCTCGCTTACGCGCGACAAATAAATGGTTCTGCCCGGCTCTGCTTCACGCACAAAGAACGCGGCAAGCTCATCTAATACGTCCGCTTGTACCGCCGCGGTGTACGGTGATATCGTCAAAGTGAAATCGACGTTTTTAGCAATAGGTGCGAAAACCGTTACATCCGCCGTAACCGGTCGTTTCAGGTCGATATATGCTTGCAGGGAAGTTACCTCGCCAGCGTCAGGAATAAAACTAATATCGTTATCGCGCACAAACGTAACCCCTACCGTGCCGACCCCAAGCCAGTTGTCTTTCGTCCAAGCTCGCGTAACACCGGGATGTTCCATGGCCCATCGTACATAATCGTGTCTTGCGCCGCCCATTGCTGGATTTTGAATAGCTTGGAGTACACGTTGTCTAAGCGAATCATCTGTTTCGGCATCCACCCCGCCGACAAGTCCGTCCGAGGATACAATTGCGTCGTTCTTCACTCCTGAGACAGGGGATATAAGCGATAATTTAGCGCCACTGTCACAGTTATAGACGCTGCCGGTATTTTGAGAGACAACACCTACCGCGGTAAGCCCGTCTGTAGTAGTCTCAAACAACGCGCCATCCGAAGCCCTTTTTAGAATGCTGCCAGAAGGGACCATCGATCCCAACGAACCGGTGAAAGTGACTATCCCCGAAGATGCAGCGGCCGGTTTTCGAAGAATTCCGTAAACTCCAGCGTGCATAAATTCTAGATAATAACCCTCTGCCGTTGTAACAAATAGTTGTTTGCTTGCCCAGTCTAAATGTCCATGCATGAGGTGAGCACAGCCAGCAAACACCGTTGAAAGCACGCCTACTACGGAACGACGCATGATACCGCCTGTAAGTTCCAAGCGGCTTGTTAAGTCAACCTGTATGCGTTCTTTCAGCTCAGGAAGAGTCGGCCTATTAAACGCCATTTCGAAGCACCTCCTGCGCCTTCCAGTTCAAGTTATATCTTTGTTTCAGGTTGTTGCCGTCTGGGCGTGTAATATCTACGTATAGCGCAAGTAAACCGCCGTCATGCCATTCAGCAACAACATTTATCGACTTTACTATTTTGTCTTTGATAAGCCATTTGAGAGCCTCCTCCGCGTACTCCTTTGCTCTAAGCGCAACACTGGTCAGCTGTTTTTCGCGGAATAGCAGCCAAAGCTTACTTCCTATTTTGTCATTTTGCACATCGGTAACGCTGTCACCCCACCATCCGCGCCCACTGCTCTCGTTCTGTGGCAGCTCTTCTCCAGCAGCACGCCGATCGGTAAAAAGGCTTATTATTACAGCCGTTTCTAACCCAGCATCTGTAGAAATATCGGTGAGCGGCGCGTCTAAAGATAAGTCGCCGCAAAGCCCGCTCTCGTTCCACGTTATTTTTATATCTCCGCCAAGCATGGTGCACCTCCTTAGTTCGGCTCCGAAGTATTGCCGCCGTGGGGACAGGTATGAATATGATTTACCAAAGATTTTCCTGATGCCACTACATCTCCGGAGACAGTTACATTGCCGAGGATAGATATATCGCCCGTTATTTCTGTCTGCGGCGCAGTCACAATCAGCTTGCAGCCGGTTACGATCTCTATCTCCTTTCCGCGCTTGAAGTGGATATAATCGCCCTCGTCTGTATAAATAGCGACCTCGCCGGGTAGCAGGTCTTTTTTGCGATATCGTGTATCGTCTGTTGCAATCACTACGCCGCTGCTTCTGTCACCTCCAA is a genomic window of Cloacibacillus sp. containing:
- a CDS encoding ATP-dependent Clp protease ATP-binding subunit, which produces MWSNFTERGKRVFQLAHKEALRMGHDVIGTEHILLGLLYDNDGLITKLLATYNLTPEQLVKEVEHYAGAGTPRYGSVDLPMSPRAKCVMDLAMREARRMSVNYIGTEHIFLALLAEGEGMAARLLISHGIDLSECRAAVVEMLGGLSPERSQQERRQPQEPRRSRPAAQSKTPTVDQLAIDLTAMAKNGELDPVIGRSKEIQRVVQILSRRTKNNPVLIGEPGVGKTAVAEGLAQRIFSGDIPEILKDKRVMQLNVANLVAGTKYRGEFEERMRRLVLEIRESKNIILFIDEIHTIVGAGGAEGAVDAANILKPSLSRGEFQVIGATTITEYRKYIEKDAALERRFQPVSVCEPTEEETVLILKGLRDRYESHHKVVITDAAIESAASLSKRYVTERFLPDKAIDLIDEASARARINTLETPEELKALERSIDDIRMEKEAAAAAQEFEKAAMLRDEEHKAKEQSEEWRAQWTDSRNKITPEITAEDIAVVVGEMTGIPVTQLTEEESRRLLSMEDALRRRMVGQEEALHSVARAVRRARSGMKDPKRPVGSFLFLGPTGVGKTELARSLAEFLFGSEEAMIRMDMSEYMERHEAAKLIGAPPGYVGYEEGGKLTEAVRRRPYSVILFDEVEKAHPDVFNIMLQLLEDGRLTDGHGHVSDFRNCVVIMTSNVGAVENAGARALGFGGAESHEKAEAKRLRENALEAAKKAFRPEFLNRIDEILVFEPLGREELLQIVDIMLADVKKRALENKITLDVDESAKRLILDKGYDEKYGARPLRRTIQKMIEDELSNRLLDGTVVSGETISVTACDNCLNFEVIHKK
- a CDS encoding peptidylprolyl isomerase, translated to MSIRKKLVVSIAVVVSVSAFAAASFAAAPAATTAPKEAPVVIVGEATLAPNEVIAVLQNTAGGNPMLVGMMLQQSTLKERAEMAAQMADAMLFAEGAKLSGLAEREDLKFKLKWQHTQSLVEAYLQEISKKWDMGEKAMKKYYETHKTEFVQAAGTHVRHILTSTEKDAKDVLLDIAKNNDFEKTAEKYSRDTNTAARGGDLGWVEKGVLPAPLDKEIDAAKKNEIVGPVKTELGWHVLQVLDRRPSKQLTFEEAKDEIVQRLQMSYVAKELEALKKKIKVEIKEEGLSNLGGIPAATPEADKKFEKGTIN
- a CDS encoding mechanosensitive ion channel family protein, translated to MIMSEYQRQFLEYKGEMLLELIIRNMATILLIAFILFIWYLIDKTVPHIIGHIFKVASERAKQTMHKENAIKREWFMYRISTLRQLTIQLLRVILATIMCFVILDAVGINVKPILAGIGIAGLGISLAAQNLIRDFINGILIIAEDQYNVNDWVQIGNYQGTVDHFTLRLTRLRSIDGNLIIIPNSSIQEVINYTKDWSYALINVTIPYESDYLEAKRIMMELAAETTTSGDPQIFPNPVFNGIIDYTQNGIKFRSLIKTAPGYQWTVGYKFREELRKRYDAAGIPFAYPAVNNHLGPPEDPEFIKHMAEKWKAEAQKMPPSKTAERQTGEEHV
- a CDS encoding glycosyl hydrolase 108 family protein is translated as MSWEKAIAFTLKWEGGYTNHPADKGGPTNRGITQATLNHAHKCGIVRHNNVKALTRDEACAIYKANYWLPYDWGRYGEPVDMILCDLTVNHGLGGTAKIAQRACVSCGSSVTIDGKWGPKTRDALYRLAWRNGLYLAKMLLIKRLNYYDRIVEANPGQKVFLSGWCNRTKALAKAACIKM
- a CDS encoding phage tail protein, with the translated sequence MSGRVGDIIIRITDTPPPHTLELNGAIISRSTYSKLFAAIGIRHGAGDGSTTFALPDLRGEFIRGWDHGRGVDIGRTLCSIQSDEIMTHSHVIANFSPQGLPATVGSEYYWRNGGVSSYRTSNAGGAETRPRNVAAMFCIVYE
- a CDS encoding phage tail protein, coding for MPKLRTPDGGEIITIGPGFIGLFAADTAPEGWLPMNGAVISRSTYSKLFAAIGTKYGAGDGSTSFGLPNTEDRFPRFAGNGLIVGQIQEDAIRNIYGDLSFRTLGDSVVVYGKSGAFYDYEDPAVATTGQMSGAHKIQGVGFSANRVVPTAAENRPKAIAFLACIKY
- a CDS encoding putative phage tail protein, coding for MDIKAFLEMIWGLYPQGLAWNRESGVLNTFNNSCAYELVNVDARKEALLREADPRKTEELISDWEIDYGLPDECTPLAATLEGRRGALLAKIRARGEMTPEWYLRLAQDLGYDVDLEEWRPFVCAASQCGSTDMTGNENVRYVWSFRIFGTNQEYFVTGTSACGDPLGSWRDAAEFICRVNKLRPSHTKVFFFYEEARA
- a CDS encoding baseplate J/gp47 family protein gives rise to the protein MAFNRPTLPELKERIQVDLTSRLELTGGIMRRSVVGVLSTVFAGCAHLMHGHLDWASKQLFVTTAEGYYLEFMHAGVYGILRKPAAASSGIVTFTGSLGSMVPSGSILKRASDGALFETTTDGLTAVGVVSQNTGSVYNCDSGAKLSLISPVSGVKNDAIVSSDGLVGGVDAETDDSLRQRVLQAIQNPAMGGARHDYVRWAMEHPGVTRAWTKDNWLGVGTVGVTFVRDNDISFIPDAGEVTSLQAYIDLKRPVTADVTVFAPIAKNVDFTLTISPYTAAVQADVLDELAAFFVREAEPGRTIYLSRVSEAISSALNEVHHTITAPSADVACTANEIATLGTVTFSGY
- a CDS encoding phage GP46 family protein, encoding MLGGDIKITWNESGLCGDLSLDAPLTDISTDAGLETAVIISLFTDRRAAGEELPQNESSGRGWWGDSVTDVQNDKIGSKLWLLFREKQLTSVALRAKEYAEEALKWLIKDKIVKSINVVAEWHDGGLLALYVDITRPDGNNLKQRYNLNWKAQEVLRNGV
- a CDS encoding phage baseplate assembly protein, whose translation is MNDTINVIKKLTRPVAQKAALASARCIIKLVNDSVPLQSVQIDALAGETRSDVERVQEYGFTSMPQADCRGIAIFIGGDRSSGVVIATDDTRYRKKDLLPGEVAIYTDEGDYIHFKRGKEIEIVTGCKLIVTAPQTEITGDISILGNVTVSGDVVASGKSLVNHIHTCPHGGNTSEPN